A window from Gemmatimonadales bacterium encodes these proteins:
- the radC gene encoding DNA repair protein RadC — MPFSVVPEADRPRERLWSLGPAALTTAELLAILLGTGGAAAGVLELAGRILEIGEGSLRRLAQRPSAELLRAQGVGPTKAARLLAAFELGARIAREERPPLARIREPDDVARLFHNRLRDLQVEEFHLLALDSQSQVLREVLVTRGLLNSSLVHPREVFRAAIAEAAAGIIVVHNHPSGDPTPSAEDRAVTQQLVAAGRLLDLPLYDHVIIGGDRFVSFATAGLL, encoded by the coding sequence ATGCCCTTTTCCGTGGTGCCGGAGGCCGACCGCCCCCGGGAGCGCCTCTGGTCCCTCGGCCCTGCCGCGTTGACGACCGCCGAACTTCTCGCCATCCTGTTAGGGACGGGTGGCGCGGCGGCGGGCGTTCTGGAGCTGGCCGGACGGATCCTGGAGATCGGCGAGGGCTCACTCCGCCGGCTCGCCCAGCGGCCCAGCGCCGAACTGCTCCGGGCCCAGGGCGTGGGCCCGACCAAGGCGGCGCGGCTGCTTGCCGCCTTCGAGCTCGGGGCCCGGATCGCGCGGGAAGAGCGTCCTCCGCTGGCCCGGATCAGGGAACCCGACGACGTCGCCCGGCTGTTCCATAACCGGCTGCGGGACTTGCAGGTGGAGGAGTTCCACCTGCTGGCTCTCGACAGCCAGAGTCAGGTGTTGCGGGAAGTGCTGGTGACCCGCGGGTTGCTCAACAGTTCCCTGGTGCATCCCCGAGAGGTGTTTCGCGCCGCGATCGCGGAAGCCGCGGCGGGGATCATCGTCGTCCATAACCACCCGAGCGGAGATCCCACGCCCTCGGCGGAAGATCGGGCGGTGACCCAGCAACTGGTGGCGGCGGGCCGGCTGCTGGACCTGCCGCTCTATGACCACGTGATCATCGGAGGAGACCGCTTCGTGAGCTTTGCCACCGCTGGACTGCTGTGA
- a CDS encoding bifunctional (p)ppGpp synthetase/guanosine-3',5'-bis(diphosphate) 3'-pyrophosphohydrolase yields MTGTLPDLAPDLRAVLERHADRLDLDLIERALRFSASAHRGQKRMSGEDFVTHSISVALILAEQLLDSSTIAAALLHDVVEDSDVRTEDIAKEFGGEIASIVDGLTKISSLTFRSSAEEQVENYRKLLLSIAKDARVIIIKLGDRLHNMRTLEHLPPERRQRIALETREIYAPLAHRFGMAGIKAELEDLAFKFLEPDEYRDLVNQVASKRAQREKTILKLRAPLEQELKRAGIEWYEVTGRPKHLWSIFQKMRKRNKAFDEIYDLMAIRVIVRSVPECYHVLGIIHHNWTPIQERIKDYIASPKSNAYQSLHTTVFGPGGQLFEVQIRTQEMHRTAEFGIAAHWLYKKDGKRDELDQHLGWFRQLLELQQDTHSPEEFLEFLKIDLYQDEIFIFTPQGDVKRLPKGSTAIDFAFHVHTEVGLKCQGAKINGRIAPLHRELKSGDTVEILTGPSAKPSRDWLSHVRTARARQKIKQWVNHEEEKVSLTLGREILAREVRRRRVEPPDEARLARAAEALSLADGQGLEIAVGRGDVALGQVMRALYPDLTGDEMQEPKPTVFGRVIERIRLGRGIKIQGVDGLMVRYAQCCQPVPGDSVVGYVTQGRGISIHRSDCPNLLTLSSEGRRVDIDWQETAGEAFAVRLAVTGEDRRGLYADIMEAVSQTGTNIRGADLHTKDGSVFGNIFVEVDNLPHLGKVLKAVRKVKGVTEIERREAPPN; encoded by the coding sequence GTGACCGGCACCTTGCCTGACCTCGCGCCCGATCTCAGGGCGGTACTCGAGCGTCACGCCGACCGACTCGATCTCGACCTGATCGAGCGGGCGCTCCGCTTCAGCGCGTCCGCCCACCGGGGACAGAAGCGGATGTCGGGCGAGGACTTCGTCACCCACAGCATCTCGGTGGCGCTGATCCTGGCCGAGCAGCTGCTGGACAGCAGCACCATCGCGGCTGCCCTGCTGCACGACGTGGTGGAGGACTCCGATGTCCGCACCGAGGATATCGCCAAGGAGTTCGGCGGCGAGATCGCGAGCATCGTGGACGGGCTCACCAAGATCTCCAGCCTCACCTTCCGCTCCTCCGCGGAAGAGCAGGTCGAGAACTATCGGAAGCTGCTGCTGTCGATCGCCAAGGACGCCCGGGTCATCATCATCAAGCTGGGCGACCGGCTGCACAACATGCGCACCCTCGAGCACCTCCCGCCCGAGCGGCGCCAGCGGATCGCGCTCGAGACCCGCGAGATCTACGCCCCGCTGGCCCATCGCTTCGGTATGGCCGGAATCAAGGCGGAGCTGGAAGATCTGGCGTTCAAGTTCCTGGAGCCCGACGAGTACCGCGATCTGGTCAACCAGGTGGCGTCCAAGCGGGCCCAGCGGGAGAAGACCATCCTCAAGCTGCGCGCCCCGCTGGAGCAGGAGCTTAAGCGCGCCGGCATCGAGTGGTACGAGGTCACCGGCCGGCCCAAGCACCTCTGGTCCATCTTTCAGAAGATGCGGAAGCGGAACAAGGCGTTCGACGAGATCTACGATCTCATGGCCATCCGCGTCATCGTGCGCTCGGTGCCGGAGTGCTATCACGTGCTGGGCATCATCCACCACAACTGGACCCCGATCCAGGAGCGGATCAAGGACTATATCGCCTCGCCCAAGTCGAACGCCTACCAGTCGCTCCACACCACCGTCTTCGGACCCGGCGGGCAGCTCTTCGAGGTCCAGATCCGCACCCAGGAGATGCACCGCACGGCCGAGTTCGGTATCGCCGCCCACTGGCTCTACAAGAAGGATGGCAAGCGGGACGAGCTGGACCAGCACCTCGGCTGGTTCCGCCAGCTGCTCGAGCTGCAGCAGGACACCCACAGCCCCGAGGAGTTCCTCGAATTCCTCAAGATCGACCTCTACCAGGACGAGATCTTCATCTTCACCCCGCAGGGCGACGTGAAACGGCTGCCCAAGGGGTCCACCGCCATCGACTTCGCATTTCACGTGCACACCGAGGTCGGGCTCAAGTGCCAGGGTGCCAAGATCAACGGGCGGATCGCCCCGCTGCACCGGGAGCTCAAGAGCGGCGACACGGTCGAGATCCTCACCGGCCCCAGCGCCAAGCCGAGCCGCGACTGGCTGAGTCACGTGCGTACCGCTCGGGCCCGGCAGAAGATCAAGCAGTGGGTCAATCACGAGGAGGAGAAGGTCAGCCTCACGCTGGGCCGGGAGATCCTGGCCCGCGAGGTGCGCCGCCGGCGGGTCGAGCCGCCCGACGAGGCCCGGCTGGCCCGCGCCGCGGAGGCGCTCTCGCTGGCGGACGGGCAGGGGCTCGAGATCGCGGTGGGCCGCGGGGACGTGGCCTTGGGCCAGGTGATGCGGGCACTCTATCCCGACCTCACCGGGGACGAGATGCAGGAGCCGAAACCCACGGTCTTCGGCCGGGTCATCGAGCGGATCCGGCTGGGACGGGGCATCAAGATTCAGGGCGTCGACGGCCTGATGGTGCGCTACGCCCAGTGCTGCCAACCGGTGCCGGGAGACTCGGTGGTGGGATACGTCACCCAGGGCCGGGGCATCTCGATCCACCGGTCCGACTGCCCCAATCTGCTCACCCTCTCATCCGAGGGACGCCGGGTGGACATCGACTGGCAGGAGACCGCCGGAGAAGCATTCGCGGTGCGTCTCGCCGTCACCGGGGAGGACCGCCGAGGTCTCTATGCCGATATCATGGAAGCGGTGAGCCAGACGGGCACCAACATCCGCGGCGCCGACCTCCACACCAAGGACGGATCGGTCTTCGGCAACATCTTTGTGGAAGTGGACAACCTGCCGCACCTGGGCAAGGTCCTGAAGGCGGTGCGCAAGGTGAAAGGCGTGACCGAGATCGAGCGCAGGGAAGCACCCCCGAACTAG
- a CDS encoding EVE domain-containing protein: MPQYWILKTDTDTYSFDDLAREGRAVWDGVSNALALRHIRSMAKGDQVLIYHSGEEKAMVGLARVASAPYPDPKQDDPKLAVVDIEAGKRLPRPVTLAAVKADPAFADLALVRMSRLSVIPASESHWKRLLTLADAR; the protein is encoded by the coding sequence ATGCCCCAGTACTGGATTCTCAAGACCGACACCGATACCTACTCGTTCGACGATCTCGCGCGCGAGGGCCGCGCCGTCTGGGATGGCGTCTCCAACGCGCTCGCGCTCAGACACATCCGCAGCATGGCCAAGGGCGATCAGGTGCTGATCTATCATTCGGGCGAGGAGAAGGCCATGGTCGGGCTCGCGCGGGTGGCCAGCGCGCCGTATCCCGACCCCAAGCAGGATGACCCGAAGCTCGCCGTGGTCGATATCGAGGCCGGCAAGCGGCTGCCTCGACCGGTCACGCTCGCCGCCGTCAAGGCGGATCCCGCCTTCGCCGATCTGGCGTTGGTTCGCATGTCGCGGCTCTCGGTCATTCCGGCGTCCGAGTCCCACTGGAAGCGCCTGCTGACCCTGGCGGATGCGCGATAG